The genome window AAGCTGAAAGAGGCCGACGACTTGCGGGAAGCGGAACAGAAGGTACGAGAAACGGTCGAAAATCTGCAAGCTATTCTGGACAGTTCGCCCACGCTGATTATTTTCTTCAAAGAAAGCGATACGCAGGATCCATTATCCGATTTTCATATCGCGGTTTGCAACGATAAAGTCGTTCAGTTGCTGGGCAAACCCGTCGATCAGTTGATCGGCCAGCCGGTATCGCAGTTTGCCGATCGGCTATGGCAGGAAAACACCCGTTCCCTTCTCCGCCAGGTACGGGAAACCAGTGAACCGTATCATGAAGAACGTTATATGCCTACCGAGTCGGGGGGTAGCTGGCTAGCCATCTACGTCACTCAGTTTGATCACGGTGTCGTATTGACGGGTGTTAACATCACGGCCCTCAAACAGGCTGAGCAGCAGCAGGATCTTCTGCTCAAAGAGATCGAACAGTCGAACGAAAACATTCAGTTGCTTAGCCAGCTTCGCCAGCAAATTCGGGAACGGGGCGAATTCCTGCGCAGTACCTCGCATGACCTGCGGGGTAATTTCGGTATTATCCAGGGTGCCGCTACGTTGCTGGATATGGCAAATACGGACGAGGAACGCAGCCAGATGTTATCGATGCTTCAGCGCAATCTTCGCCAGGTTACGCAGCTGTTAACGGAGCTGATGGATTTTTCGCGGCTCGAAGCTGATCAGGAACAACGGCAGATTTTACCGTTCAATGTGACTGAACTACTGATTGATTTGGTCGAGCGTGTACGCCCCATTGCCGATGAGCAGGGGTTGTGGTTACACCTTGAAGCGGACGAACCGATCACGGCTGAAGGAGACCCGGTGAAGGTGCGCCGAATTGCCCAGAATTTAGTCTTCAATGCCCTAAGATACACGCAGACCGGCGGTATTACGGTCAGTCTTAAGCCAGCCTTGTCACCTGATCACTGGCAGTTTACCATCACCGATACGGGTCCGGGTTTGATCCAACCCGAATCACTGGCGGATGAATCCTTTACCGCCGATGAGGGAATCAGTCTACTCATTGCCAAGCAGTTGTGCGAACTTCTCAACGCGTCTTTCGAGATAGACAGTCAATCAGGTATTGGCACCCGTGTTCAGGTAATTTTCCCCAGACGGTATTCGTAGGTGAGCTTCTCTCATTACCCTCAACCCCTTTCCCGTTGCGGGAGAGGAGTTGGACGGTCCGACGGGTCAGCGAGAAGAACGGGGAGAAATCGCTAACCGGGCGTCGATCCGGCGAATAATTTCGGCAAAGTCGGCCGGACGTTCCGTATAGTCTAACTGGTTCACATCGATGATCAACAAGTCGCCGATCTGATACGAACCGATAAAGGCCTCGTACAGCTGATTCAGGCTGCCCAGGTAATCATCGCTGATGGCCTGCTCGAACGAACGGTCCCGCTTCTGAATCTGGCGTCGGAGTTTGGGCAGATCGGCCCGCAGGTAGATCATCAGATCGGGTGGGCGTACCAGACTCATCATATTGTCGAACAGATTGCGGTACGTGTGGTAGTCCCGTTCACTCATGGTGCCCATCACGTGCAGATTACGGGCGAAAATGGCCGCGTCCTCGTAGATCGTCCGATCCTGAATAACCGATGTGCTTCCTTCTCCGGCAATGGCCAGCACCCGGCGCATCTGCGCAAACCGGCTGTTGAGAAAAAAGATCTGAAGGTTAAAGGCCCACCTCGGCATGTCGTCGTAAAAGTCGGCCAGGTACGGATTGTCTTCTACCGCTTCATACAAAACCTCCCAGCCGTAGTGTTTCGCTAAAAGCCCGGCCAGTGTCGTTTTGCCAGCGCCAATATTTCCCGTTATCGCAATGTGCATGAGGTAGTGAGTTTGTCCTTTATGGAACGAACTTGATCAAAATGGGTTTATTTTTGCAGGAAATTTCAATGGCTGTGAAGGCCAATAGCCTGCTGACTAGCCGCTCTGGTCACCCTTCACGTTTTCGCTCGTTCGTAAATGAAACCATTTCGGGTCCTTTTATACTACATCTATTCACCCATCGAAAATCCCGACCAATATCGGGAAGAACATCATCTGCTGTGTCTTCAGCTGAATTTGCTGGGCCGCGTCATTGTCGCGCCGGAAGGGCTGAACGGCACCGTATCGGGACTAGCCGCCGATTGCGATGCCTATATGGCTACGTTACGGGCCGATCCGCGCTTTGCCTCTACTGAGTTCAAAATTGATGAATCCGACGGCCATACGTTTCAGAAGCTGCACGTCCGGGTCAAGCCGGAGATCGTCCATTCGGATTTTCCCGTCGATCCACTTCGCCAGACGGGCATTCATCTGGAACCGGACGAGTTCAGGAAGCTCAAAGATGATCCCGACGTTGTGCTGGTCGATATGCGGTCGAATTACGAACACGCCGTCGGCAAGTTCAAAGGGGCGATAACGTTCGATATGGAAAACCTGCGTGAACTCCCCGAGCACATGCACGAGATCGAACACCTCCGCGACAAGAAAATTATCACGTATTGCACGGGCGGCATCAAGTGCGAAAAAGCGTCGGCCTACCTCCTGTCGCAGGGGTTTGAGAATGTCTACCAACTCCACGGCGGTATCATCAAATACGGCATGGAAGCGGGTGGCGAAGATTTTGACGGAGAGTGTTATGTGTTCGACAATCGCGTAACGGTGCCCGTCAACCAGATCAACCCAGCCGTGGTGTCGACCTGTTATCGGTGCGGCACGCCAACCAGCCGCATGATCAACTGCGCCAGCCCCGCCTGTAACAACCACATTACCCTGTGCGATACCTGCGGAACGGATCACAATGGGACTTGTTCCGACGATTGTAAACACGATCCGAACTTACGAGCCTACGATGGTACGGGCTACTACGGCAAACAAACGCAGAGCTATTCGCCCATGCAGGGTTACGTCAGTCGGCGGGGCCAACGGGCTGACCTTTCCACGTCGATCGAGCAATAAACTAACGCGCTAGTGTAGGGTGGGCGGAAGCCCGCTTAGTTTCGAGACTTGCGAAATTACAGAACTGAGCGGGCTTCCGCCCACCCTACGTTACGATCCCTGAACTACCTCGCGCACCCGGTAGGCGGGCTTGTGCCCCCCCTCGAAATACGTTCGCATCTGCATTTCGGCGATAAAGCCCAGGGCCAGCAACGTAAAGCCGCCCAGCACCAGTACAGCTACGAGCGTCAACCACCCGGCAGTGTTGATGGCTTCACCAGATAGCGTTTGAACAAGCAGATACAAACTGACGATCAGACCGCTTATCAGCGAAAAGGCAGCGGGCGGCCCGAAGAGACGCATGGGTCGACGGAAATAGCGTTGCAAGAAAAGCACAACCAGCAGATCGTTCAGAACGGGGCCAATTCGGCCGATCCCGTATTTAGACACGCCGTGGATACGCGGATGGTGGCGAACGTCCATCTGGGTCATCCGGCTGCCCTGCATGGCCGCCAGCACGGGTATGAAGCGATGCAACTCGCCATACAAGCCTAGTTTTTTTGCCACATCGCGCCGGAAGATTTTAAGCGTACAGCCATAATCCTGTAGATAAACGCCCGTCAGCCGACGAATCAGCGCGTTGGCGATGCGGCTGGGCACTTTGCGAAGCAGCAAACCATCCTGCCGATTGGCCCGATTGCCCGCCACCATGTCCCAGTTTCCGGTTTGCGCCAGATTCAGCATGACGGGAATATC of Spirosoma agri contains these proteins:
- a CDS encoding deoxynucleoside kinase yields the protein MHIAITGNIGAGKTTLAGLLAKHYGWEVLYEAVEDNPYLADFYDDMPRWAFNLQIFFLNSRFAQMRRVLAIAGEGSTSVIQDRTIYEDAAIFARNLHVMGTMSERDYHTYRNLFDNMMSLVRPPDLMIYLRADLPKLRRQIQKRDRSFEQAISDDYLGSLNQLYEAFIGSYQIGDLLIIDVNQLDYTERPADFAEIIRRIDARLAISPRSSR
- the trhO gene encoding oxygen-dependent tRNA uridine(34) hydroxylase TrhO produces the protein MKPFRVLLYYIYSPIENPDQYREEHHLLCLQLNLLGRVIVAPEGLNGTVSGLAADCDAYMATLRADPRFASTEFKIDESDGHTFQKLHVRVKPEIVHSDFPVDPLRQTGIHLEPDEFRKLKDDPDVVLVDMRSNYEHAVGKFKGAITFDMENLRELPEHMHEIEHLRDKKIITYCTGGIKCEKASAYLLSQGFENVYQLHGGIIKYGMEAGGEDFDGECYVFDNRVTVPVNQINPAVVSTCYRCGTPTSRMINCASPACNNHITLCDTCGTDHNGTCSDDCKHDPNLRAYDGTGYYGKQTQSYSPMQGYVSRRGQRADLSTSIEQ
- a CDS encoding glycosyltransferase family 2 protein; this encodes MTADTLVSVVVPLYNEADNIRPLLERIHQALAPLAYELILVDDGSRDATVATVRQYADSRTRLIVLARNYGQTTALAAGIEAATGDYIVTLDGDLQNDPADIPVMLNLAQTGNWDMVAGNRANRQDGLLLRKVPSRIANALIRRLTGVYLQDYGCTLKIFRRDVAKKLGLYGELHRFIPVLAAMQGSRMTQMDVRHHPRIHGVSKYGIGRIGPVLNDLLVVLFLQRYFRRPMRLFGPPAAFSLISGLIVSLYLLVQTLSGEAINTAGWLTLVAVLVLGGFTLLALGFIAEMQMRTYFEGGHKPAYRVREVVQGS